From Pseudomonas hefeiensis, one genomic window encodes:
- a CDS encoding GAD-like domain-containing protein → MRDEDFGYFISVMGEATSHRQAPDSHLAKYRGVLPDVLLGYWQQEGWCGYANGLFWTVDPDDYKHLLDMWLADTVFPQIDNYHVIARSAFRTLYAWGEKYNQKIVVSCPTGSFVALMSKLKAPSNNPDLAIQTFFAMSDKERFDLEDGQGEFLFERALAKLGPLDESELYGFEPALFVGGTASLEHLVKCNLDVHLTVLSRMRS, encoded by the coding sequence AGTGTAATGGGGGAAGCCACATCTCATCGGCAAGCGCCAGACTCCCACCTTGCGAAATATCGTGGAGTTCTACCTGACGTGCTGCTCGGCTATTGGCAGCAAGAAGGCTGGTGCGGGTACGCCAATGGGCTTTTCTGGACAGTGGACCCGGATGACTACAAACACCTGCTCGATATGTGGCTCGCGGACACTGTATTTCCGCAGATAGATAACTACCACGTTATTGCGAGAAGTGCGTTCAGGACCCTTTATGCCTGGGGAGAAAAGTACAATCAGAAAATTGTTGTTTCGTGCCCGACGGGCTCCTTCGTAGCATTGATGAGTAAGCTGAAAGCGCCCAGTAATAATCCAGACCTTGCCATTCAGACATTTTTCGCTATGTCTGATAAGGAGCGTTTCGATTTGGAAGATGGTCAGGGTGAGTTTCTATTTGAGCGAGCGCTGGCGAAGTTGGGCCCTTTGGACGAAAGTGAGCTCTACGGCTTTGAGCCGGCTTTGTTCGTTGGAGGCACTGCGTCGTTAGAGCATTTGGTTAAGTGCAATCTGGATGTCCATTTGACGGTGCTTAGTCGAATGCGATCCTGA